In a single window of the Antedon mediterranea chromosome 1, ecAntMedi1.1, whole genome shotgun sequence genome:
- the LOC140047752 gene encoding uncharacterized protein codes for MYKFCYGANEHVRNEGILVARHLAAGTLDYFCIGSERQLSTKLKTIIMTEQEAKKATKPAVVKKKPSKPKVPADHPTYNEMIRAAIVTLADRSGSSRQAIQKYILANYKVGDPQKSRVRVRVGLKRMEASGLLKHTKGKGASGSFRLGDKAKVVKPKAAAAKKKPAAKKPAAKKATKKKSPKKAAVKKSAAKKPAKKSPVKKSKPEKKASKPKKAKSPAKKKTKSKSPSKKKTTKKAAKK; via the coding sequence ATGTACAAGTTTTGTTATGGTGCTAACGAACACGTCCGCAATGAAGGTATATTAGTAGCGCGTCACCTAGCGGCAGGAACACTCGATTATTTTTGTATCGGCAGTGAACGTCAGCTGAGTACGAAACTTAAAACCATAATCATGACAGAACAAGAAGCTAAGAAGGCAACTAAGCCAGCAGTAGTTAAAAAGAAGCCATCAAAGCCGAAGGTGCCGGCTGATCATCCAACTTATAATGAGATGATTCGGGCAGCAATTGTTACTCTTGCTGATAGAAGCGGGTCGTCTAGACAGGCCATTCAGAAATACATCTTGGCTAACTACAAAGTCGGAGACCCACAAAAATCAAGAGTTCGTGTAAGAGTTGGACTCAAACGTATGGAAGCTTCAGGACTTTTGAAACATACTAAAGGAAAAGGAGCATCCGGTAGTTTCCGTTTGGGAGATAAAGCAAAGGTGGTCAAACCTAAAGCTGCTGCTGCAAAGAAGAAACCAGCTGCTAAAAAGCCAGCTGCCAAGAAAGCAACAAAGAAGAAGTCTCCAAAGAAAGCAGCAGTAAAGAAATCGGCAGCAAAGAAACCAGCAAAGAAGTCGCCTGTGAAGAAATCAAAGCCAGAAAAGAAAGCATCGAAACCAAAGAAGGCCAAGTCACCTGCTAAGAAAAAAACGAAGTCGAAATCTCCCAGCAAGAAGAAGACCACAAAGAAAGCGGCAAAGAAGTAA